Sequence from the Metopolophium dirhodum isolate CAU chromosome 2, ASM1992520v1, whole genome shotgun sequence genome:
accaagcgACAAAAGATCCCTTTTATTCCGTTTATTTTTTCCGTTAAAAAGAAATAGTGTTGGGCTTGTGTCAAAGACGTTCAGCGTCGCGTAGTGGAAAATTTATATATACGCATATGATGGCATACCTACATCGCTGTGACGCGTATCTTGTATATTGCATGTACGCGTATGCAGGTACTCGTATTCGTGTACACATATATGGGGTTCATGGATGACGGGTTGGtggtttgtttatttatttctctTTGATCTGTCGTCAGGTTGTACCGCATAACACTAGGTACACGAAAGGGTTGTATATGTTTTTGGACTAGATCTGGTTTTAGGTCTCGCGTTGGacacttaattatatttgtcgcagttctgtataatatacaccacATATTTCTTCTTGCCTATGTGTTGACAGGGAAACGAGCGGGTTGTGGTGTGTGGGTGTATGTATCACTTCGGTTATGCGTTAGGAattcgggggggggggaaggGTAGAAATTCCCCGGTAAAACGGATTGTCAAATAACCGTTCAATTTTGAAACAGTATTAATGTGTGCGATTTTGCATGCTagacacaattattatacactaaatCATTGGCCTAGAAAAAAATCACTGTCTTAATCATCTTATAATCCTAgcaattaattagttttttgtcgtaattataatacctctatatattgatgataatgttttttttttcaattttgtatgttGCTTTATTTGCTggttcaaaattgtattcaatacaGCTAGTTAGCGTGTgtataatgactaataataaGCTATATGATTCAGAAGTCCTAATCTGATACTGATTATATGCATTTTACcattacatatatatgtatcttTTAATCAGCGAATTATTTATCCGCGTACCCATTGTTTTCCAGTGCATGCGTAAATCATTGTGACTATAGGGTTTTAAAAGATAGACGAATATTCGCTTTGATaaatatcaaattgaaaaatacagTGATGTAAAAGATTCGTAAAACAAACTGcgagtatattatgataaacatttTCCATGTACGCATGAATCCTGTTTTTTGTTAACGGAGAGTTACAATAACgatccacaatatttttttgacgtCCGTACTATCTATCCCTCTGGTTATCCCGTAGTTTCGTAACCCTTTAAACACATTACacattaccaaaaaaaaaaaaaaaataaaaaatttaaattattactaccggtcattaatttttgttttaaaactatcACGGAAAACCACGCAGTGTTGGATCGCCGTCGTCATCCACGTGACTTGACCCCGCTATAATTCACCGACATTCATGTACTTTGCGTACGTGGATGTGACGCACGCCCTCCGCCGCAATGTTGTTAACTGCCTTCCCGGTTCAGCTTTTCCGCCGTCCGTCGCCGTGTTGCATCGCTATAAATTTCGTTTGCCGGTCCTCGCGATGCGACGATTTGTCTCCCCCGTTGAAAACTCCACTGCGGCTTTTCCCGCTTGCACTGTGAAAACGACGATAACGGTACACCGAGACGTCGGTGTCTGCTGTGCTGGCCTCTGACTTACTTCTATAATATGCTACCGATCTATTTTGAGTggatatcatatattatgtatatacgtattgAAAAACATCACGTTGTTCGTGACCGACGACTTTGTAGTGGTAGTAGTAGTAGCTCTGGGTGGACGGGTCGGTGGGTGGAAGGCTGCGACgagaaaaaagtttaaaaagcaTTGGCAATTCGTGCGCGCGGCGGCGCCGGCACATAACAATCCGCCGTGCACAATATTCACGTCAAACGCCGCCGCCGGTCGTCTATATTTACGTTGCCATAAGCCTTACGTGATGGAATATTTAAAGACATTTACGCCGGATATGGGTATGGATATCGGATATGTGTATCTATGTTTGTTGTGTGCACATTGCGTATAGTGTTGgaatttttttcagattttatttTGCTCGGGTAGGTAAACTATTATTGCTGAACGCGTGAAATCTGTCTCTATTTATTTTTGCCCCGAATTCTCCGTCAACCACCATTGCACGTTCTAGAGGGAGTGTACCTCTGCTACTTGCGACGTGCGAACGTATAATTATATCGATGTCCGTTTGTTGTTGTTCGATTGTGTATGTGCTTTGGTCTTTTATTCGGAAGTGTGTCTGTGATGTGATTATAATGTCGTTGGTAGTGGTTAAGGGGGAGGGGGAGGGATGAGTTGGAGGTGAAATACATTTTACGTTGTTCCAGGACATAACGCTCAGAGTGTTTTTCGCACGGATGACTGGTAAACGATATTTGCTTCGAACCGTTGACCTCAAGTActctgtataaaaaaataaaaaaatataaagacaaacctattaattaatatctcaTTTCGTAGTATGAGTTCGTTCACTAGACGCAatagtatagagtatagacagtTTTCTGTGGTAAATTAATCTAAAgagactaaaaataataacctatcACGGTATTTAAACATTATCGTCATACCATATAGTCCGTGTGGATTCCGGATAGAAGCGAAGTGAGGCTGTGTTAGGCTGTGTTATGACGAGCGCgtggatttaatattataatattatattggtatgaATCTAGGTAAACCCGCCCGGCGTTCACAACAAAtaaagtacaataaaaaaagtGCCATGGACAAAGTGTTAACTATGCAGCCGTTGGGCATTACGCGGGTGGACATTTTGGTAGTATCTATAATCTATTCATATAccggatataatattaaactattttcatttttcaatttatttggtaaaatatCGTTAGCACGTTGTTAATAAGATTTTATTTCATTCGGTGTAAACAATGTAACTCGACGTacgataattgttattttattcgttaaaaTTTCGTCATCtcctatttcatattataattttcatgaGGTTGGCTGGTTGTTGTTTCACCTACTTGCATAAGACGTCCgaggattaaaaataaatacgtttgtatagtgtatacatgggaagtaggtattcaaaagtatttataagtacttagaaatttaaattatttatattctaaaactataactgccggaacatttatattatattaattatcatgtAAGGATCTGAAaacttgatattattttgtactagaAACTGATGTTTTTACAATTTCTGTTGGTTTTTAGAGAACTAAATATCCTTTACGAcgttaagtatttaatattccaTTAGAACTCGACTATTTCTTTGACTGCAGTGGTCATGCGATGCTCAaacaaattgtaatacaatttttctcGTGATacctaaaatttaattattgtcatCGTGTAATTTGTTGCGTACaatattagataattttttatggtTATAGTGGTTGTACCATAAATCTGCCTAAcgtatttttaactaaatacgTGCATTAAGTGACCTTTGTGTATTCTCGgaaattataatactgttgGATAaagcaaattataaaatgttcattggTTACATGAATCTAACCTAATTACAAGAGTTAAATGATTAAATCTGCCAATAACTTTTGTGTGAAGCGGCGCGCGGGTAAATCTCAAATTTTTATGGCTGCTGTTAAATGGGGTTTTTCTTTACGCTCACCCCTCTTAAAGTCTGCTTATTAAGACCAGCTCTGGGTGTTTCTTTTGTGTATTCAAGACGTTTTTACGATggcttttaaaaatgtatattatactgtggtATCCCAGATTTAATTTGATTACCAGAAGGTAAAAACTTGCAGTTTGGAGAAGGGTAATGAACCTCTGGGAAATATATAGCTATtcagtttgaaaaaataaaaagttacaatataataattgtatgcatCCAAGCTGAGAAATAAATCTTCGTTGAAACTACACGTCATAGAAATGCCTTAAATGCaattaaatattgtagaaatttatttagaaattgtTACACTGATACAATATTCCTGAGAAGACTTGACATAACGAATCATTTTAAAGATTGTACTTAATGACGATTTGAGATAGGTTAGCGTTACAGTATTTCCAGTttggtataattaaaataatttgttctaATTGCTGCCGTCCTTACGTTACCTCATCGTATTGAGATTTATCTTGTGGTAGAATTCCGATAaagtattgttatatatatatatatttaagatatGATAGTGTGCTGAAGttgttattaactatatttaactatcgtcgtttttgatttttttattcattgagaatttaatgtaaatgtgttatatggtttttttattattatatcgttatacaTTTTGCGCTCTAAAATAACTGTTAATTGCGAATAATAACCCTTCACTGTCATCGGTGATGAACAGCAGTAGTCAGTGGCGTGTTGTTATTTTTCACACATTTGCATATTCACATAGCATGAAATGTGTTCTACACGCCGCGTACAATacagtgtaatattttaattccgcTGTCATGTCCAAACGTACTACTCGTCATAGTCGCAGCGTGCCAGCGAATAGGAcaaattaagtaattattaataatattataaaacgtaacGCGTACTTTTTTCGGACGGCCAATTGTTTGCACTTATGCAATTTCGGGGTCTAAATCCAAACTACTATCCAAACCTAGTGGCGGTACGTACTAacactgtatattttatagtcttAACGTACTAGACGTAAGCCTAAACGAGCGTTAGGTTTTCTTTTACTATGCCATACGACAGTATTTTATAGTGTACGgtacattattactatttttagtatcatcatcatcattattattatataatatacatagtagaCTTCCGGACATCCGTCGAACGcgcgtataatattgtgtagtttCGCGAAAATGGTGGGAATTTTCTTGCCCGATCGTCCGACGACTGCGACGGGAATCCGTATGGCCGGTTGTGATTGGACGTCGGCCCGGCCGCGGCGGTGTGCGCATGCGTCGCCACACTCATCGCGGGTGATGTGCGGGGCGAGCTTCTTCCCACCTAGCGCGAACGCCGTTGCCGCCGCCTGCCGCCTATAATATGCCCGACGACGACGCGCGCGCGGCAAAACGCACACGCGGCCACCGCCGCCTTCATCCGCGCGCACGCACACGCATCAGTGTTTGTGCGACTGTCTTTATGGACGGACTCCGTCGTTGACCGTGTTCGAACCGTATTCGTCGTCCCGATATCAATCCTTGTGGTTGTCGTGTCTTTGcggatatattttatgaaatttgtaaaaacattttttcttttcgtaaaaaaaattttcgtgACGTTTGTGTGTGATATCACAGATtctaatataagtaggtactaacttTAAACATACGCTCGTTATACCACCATGGTCGAAATCCGGCGGCGCGTTTAGCGGTGCTTGACCAACTGTCGACCGCCGAGACTCCAACGCCGTCGACGTCATGGTGGTACTGGAAAACCCAATGCCAGATCCTCTGGCCACTGGCGTCGGTCTGGTGCAGGATGCCGCGGCAACCACCCCGTTGACTGTGGACACGACCGGAGCCGTGGCACCACAACACCACCAGTCGTCCATCGGTGGTTGTCTGTCTGCCACGTATCCGATACCCACGACCGCGGCGGCCGTGGCCGGCCAAAGGCACCATTTGAAAATGGTGCCTAAACGGTTCATCAACATGCACCAGTGGTTCAACCCGATCGGTGTCAAGCAGATCAAAGAGGCCATGGTACGTGCACGGCGTGAATCCTTTATACTCGATCCACCCCACGCATAACAAAAGCACAACTTAGATGCACCAGATCTCTCGTGGTTTTTTTCTATTGGGATAACACTCAAAGCCGCTCCCCTATAGCAACCTATTCCCCAATAAAGCAGTTCTACTCTTTCTTACATCGCAtctatgagaaaaaaaatataatattaaccataatattattattggcaaAAAAACCCACAAAAATCGTATACCTAccatgtatagtgtatacgtaAAATAGATTTTCTTTACATGACCACCACTATCATGGTTTGTGCCGTTTACGCATTTTATCTCTATTCACCCCGACGTTTTCTCTGGTCCATTAGCCATCATCTTTCTCTTACTCTTTTGCTGATACGGATGAATAATATACCGTGTCGTTTTCACACGTCCGACTATACGCGATATACTCAGCGACATTATACAAAAAAGTGGGGAAGTCAAACGGTTTTCTAAAGACATGCTTGGTGGTGGTGGTTACGGGTGTTATGCGGTGACGTGTTTTCGATGAATACAGCGCGTGTGCGATTTAAGCCGGTTAACTTGGCCcggaaaaaatgaattattttgtaatgggaaataataactgttcgtcCTAAGAgactacaacaaaatatattacgatttataaaaagaaaatgtgtatataccatttctgaaatctCAATAGACCCCGTCCAtaaatctgttttattttttataaccgtATAAATACACACatgtttatagtatatattatatacatacatatttatacctgcataatatatataatattatctacctatatagattTAACAAACTTTACGCGATCATGGCCATtggtatttaaattcaaaatgtaatacatttaaagtGAATTGATGGAGTATAGTACCCAAATTTTAGCAATTGCTCTAAAAGTCGTAGACCTCTGGATACAGATCGTTGAGTTTTCAAGGTCTATTCTAGATCAGTTTTACTTATGAAAACGTTTTATTCGTGCGAAACCGACACAAGTAGACCGTGTACAGATTGATTTTGGTTCGTTTGCGCAAAAAAACCCTAGaaacatttagttttataaGAGGCTATTGACACAACGATAGAAAAAACTACCCAACGctaacaataatgtgtttttcttTACAACCAGAGCGTGACGACCCCATAaggcggtttttttttaattttcgacaCGAAATTTTTCCGAGTTCACCGGAATAATCTCCTGGTTGTCACAACGATGCACGCTAGTAGTTTCCTTTATTCAAAAAAGATTCTTTTGTTCTACgcattaaattgttttcttgaATCATGATCGTCGgcttttatattatcatacgacACAGGGTAACgcatcatttttaatataataaataatttagatggAAAAGTTAATTACAACATATAATCAAACAcgaatgtttattaataatgttcTTAAAAGTTAAATGAACATTTATGTGTATATACTGATGTGGTGTGGTGCATTTCAAACGATTTtatcagttaaatttaattttgatatacgtAGTAGGTACGAGGTACGAGGTACGTTAAAGTAAGTCAATTATACGTAAgcaatgaaatttaatatagtttttttaaaacttaattaaactTCATTAATATCTCGTTGGTGATATAAGATGTTggaaatatactattataaacgGTATGGAAGCCGTTAGAAGTGTGATGAGATTATTGTGTTCACCAAGTCAGACGCTGATTGGTCATCTTTTGATACAATAACATGCCCAAGGACACGTAGTATTGAACAATTGGTGTATTTTAATCAATACGGCAAAGAACAAAACAAATCTTCCAAATTAGGACATGACTCTTCGAAAACCACT
This genomic interval carries:
- the LOC132937931 gene encoding uncharacterized protein LOC132937931 isoform X2; translated protein: MVVLENPMPDPLATGVGLVQDAAATTPLTVDTTGAVAPQHHQSSIGGCLSATYPIPTTAAAVAGQRHHLKMVPKRFINMHQWFNPIGVKQIKEAMVSDVLYINQSLQSTVVVSNF
- the LOC132937931 gene encoding uncharacterized protein LOC132937931 isoform X1, giving the protein MVVLENPMPDPLATGVGLVQDAAATTPLTVDTTGAVAPQHHQSSIGGCLSATYPIPTTAAAVAGQRHHLKMVPKRFINMHQWFNPIGVKQIKEAMVSGLLQVL